In a single window of the Aquarana catesbeiana isolate 2022-GZ linkage group LG13, ASM4218655v1, whole genome shotgun sequence genome:
- the LOC141117095 gene encoding high affinity immunoglobulin gamma Fc receptor I-like isoform X1, which produces MSPKFSALLILIILDEAGSSVRSVVTFNPNWDKIFTTESLTMTCNVRSPIPADMSYTWYKNDTFIRRGQSYEIRDAKQDNSGNYQCKGTNTILSDPVRLDVSNDYVILQAPLYVHEGDDVTLRCHHYPGYPGRQTIFYKDNGIIRNWGSYPQLRINNINLGGSRGYKCTKEVYHNLIYYQHSGGTSIPMKEIFTTPEIKVTPFPVLEGDNVTVTCHTNVSPYRPETGLQFAFHKDMQNIQSFNSSNQYGFQSDKMENSGRYYCEAKTVSGRIIVKRSKMLNIELNAIFTQPEIIMTANEMTEGDNMTLTCHTIRSGLITDTELEFAFYRDGQNVQEFSLSDRYEVQSAELKHSGNYSCKVRASTKNITRSSEEVYIQIQELFSKPEIEMIPDVDIERNQMILTCNTIVMRNDIELQFAFYKNGQKIQEFNSSHQYVIPSTQLEDSGNYYCEVRTSRNGVKKRSEELTVGQQGEYDPAVIQNMIRVILSGFLLIISFLFIFYHIKFIKSLEPVNKGSRAPRL; this is translated from the exons tgatcATTTTGGACGAAGCAG GATCTTCGGTGAGATCTGTGGTGACTTTCAACCCAAACTGGGACAAGATCTTCACAACTGAGTCTCTAACAATGACCTGTAATGTGAGGTCACCTATTCCAGCAGATATGAGCTACACCTGGTACAAGAATGATACTTTTATACGCAGAGGACAAAGCTATGAAATCAGAGATGCAAAACAAGATAACAGTGGAAATTACCAGTGTAAAGGCACCAACACAATCCTAAGTGACCCTGTCAGACTAGATGTCAGTAATG ACTATGTGATCCTGCAGGCTCCTCTCTATGTTCATGAAGGTGACGATGTGACTCTGAGATGTCACCATTATCCCGGATATCCTGGAAGACAGACTATATTTTACAAGGATAATGGCATCATAAGGAATTGGGGATCTTATCCTCAGTTACGTATTAATAACATAAATCTGGGAGGATCCCGTGGATATAAATGTACAAAAGAGGTTTATCACAACCTCATATATTATCAGCACAGTGGAGGAACTTCTATACCTATGAAAG AAATCTTCAcaactccagaaataaaagtgaccccattTCCAGTACTGGAAGGAGATAATGTAACTGTGACATGTCACACGAATGTGTCTCCATACAGACCAGAGACAGGACTGCAGTTTGCTTTCCACAAAGATATGCAGAATATCCAGAGTTTTAATTCATCCAACCAATATGGATTCCAGTCCGATAAGATGGAGAATTCTGGGAGATATTACTGTGAAGCCAAAACAGTTTCTGGAAGAATAATAGTGAAAAGGAGTAAAATGTTGAACATTGAATTAAATG CGATTTTCACACAACCAGAAATCATAATGACTGCAAATGAAATGACAGAAGGAGACAATATGACCCTGACCTGTCACACCATACGTAGTGGACTCATTACTGATACAGAACTGGAATTTGCTTTTTACAGAGATGGACAAAATGTTCAGGAATTCAGTTTATCTGACCGATATGAAGTCCAGTCCGCTGAGCTAAAGCATTCTGGGAATTATTCCTGTAAAGTGAGGGCTTCAACCAAAAACATCACAAGGAGCAGTGAAGAGGTATACATCCAGATACAAG AACTTTTCTCTAAGCCAGAAATTGAGATGATCCCAGACGTGGACATAGAACGCAATCAAATGATCCTAACATGTAATACAATTGTAATGAGAAATGACATTGAACTGCAGTTTGCTTTCTACAAGAATGGACAGAAAATTCAGGAATTCAATTCATCTCATCAGTATGTAATCCCATCAACTCAACTGGAGGATTCGGGAAATTATTATTGTGAAGTAAGAACTTCAAGGAACGGTGTGAAAAAGAGAAGTGAGGAATTAACTGTGGGCCAACAAG gtgaATATGATCCAGCAGTGATACAGAACATGATTCGGGTAATACTATCAGGATTTCTGCTGataatttcttttcttttcatctttTATCACATAAAATTTATCAAATCTCTTGAACCTGTAAATAAAGGATCCAGGGCTCCAAGACTGTGA
- the LOC141117095 gene encoding Fc receptor-like protein 5 isoform X3: MTCNVRSPIPADMSYTWYKNDTFIRRGQSYEIRDAKQDNSGNYQCKGTNTILSDPVRLDVSNDYVILQAPLYVHEGDDVTLRCHHYPGYPGRQTIFYKDNGIIRNWGSYPQLRINNINLGGSRGYKCTKEVYHNLIYYQHSGGTSIPMKEIFTTPEIKVTPFPVLEGDNVTVTCHTNVSPYRPETGLQFAFHKDMQNIQSFNSSNQYGFQSDKMENSGRYYCEAKTVSGRIIVKRSKMLNIELNAIFTQPEIIMTANEMTEGDNMTLTCHTIRSGLITDTELEFAFYRDGQNVQEFSLSDRYEVQSAELKHSGNYSCKVRASTKNITRSSEEVYIQIQELFSKPEIEMIPDVDIERNQMILTCNTIVMRNDIELQFAFYKNGQKIQEFNSSHQYVIPSTQLEDSGNYYCEVRTSRNGVKKRSEELTVGQQGEYDPAVIQNMIRVILSGFLLIISFLFIFYHIKFIKSLEPVNKGSRAPRL; encoded by the exons ATGACCTGTAATGTGAGGTCACCTATTCCAGCAGATATGAGCTACACCTGGTACAAGAATGATACTTTTATACGCAGAGGACAAAGCTATGAAATCAGAGATGCAAAACAAGATAACAGTGGAAATTACCAGTGTAAAGGCACCAACACAATCCTAAGTGACCCTGTCAGACTAGATGTCAGTAATG ACTATGTGATCCTGCAGGCTCCTCTCTATGTTCATGAAGGTGACGATGTGACTCTGAGATGTCACCATTATCCCGGATATCCTGGAAGACAGACTATATTTTACAAGGATAATGGCATCATAAGGAATTGGGGATCTTATCCTCAGTTACGTATTAATAACATAAATCTGGGAGGATCCCGTGGATATAAATGTACAAAAGAGGTTTATCACAACCTCATATATTATCAGCACAGTGGAGGAACTTCTATACCTATGAAAG AAATCTTCAcaactccagaaataaaagtgaccccattTCCAGTACTGGAAGGAGATAATGTAACTGTGACATGTCACACGAATGTGTCTCCATACAGACCAGAGACAGGACTGCAGTTTGCTTTCCACAAAGATATGCAGAATATCCAGAGTTTTAATTCATCCAACCAATATGGATTCCAGTCCGATAAGATGGAGAATTCTGGGAGATATTACTGTGAAGCCAAAACAGTTTCTGGAAGAATAATAGTGAAAAGGAGTAAAATGTTGAACATTGAATTAAATG CGATTTTCACACAACCAGAAATCATAATGACTGCAAATGAAATGACAGAAGGAGACAATATGACCCTGACCTGTCACACCATACGTAGTGGACTCATTACTGATACAGAACTGGAATTTGCTTTTTACAGAGATGGACAAAATGTTCAGGAATTCAGTTTATCTGACCGATATGAAGTCCAGTCCGCTGAGCTAAAGCATTCTGGGAATTATTCCTGTAAAGTGAGGGCTTCAACCAAAAACATCACAAGGAGCAGTGAAGAGGTATACATCCAGATACAAG AACTTTTCTCTAAGCCAGAAATTGAGATGATCCCAGACGTGGACATAGAACGCAATCAAATGATCCTAACATGTAATACAATTGTAATGAGAAATGACATTGAACTGCAGTTTGCTTTCTACAAGAATGGACAGAAAATTCAGGAATTCAATTCATCTCATCAGTATGTAATCCCATCAACTCAACTGGAGGATTCGGGAAATTATTATTGTGAAGTAAGAACTTCAAGGAACGGTGTGAAAAAGAGAAGTGAGGAATTAACTGTGGGCCAACAAG gtgaATATGATCCAGCAGTGATACAGAACATGATTCGGGTAATACTATCAGGATTTCTGCTGataatttcttttcttttcatctttTATCACATAAAATTTATCAAATCTCTTGAACCTGTAAATAAAGGATCCAGGGCTCCAAGACTGTGA
- the LOC141117095 gene encoding high affinity immunoglobulin gamma Fc receptor I-like isoform X2 — translation MSPKFSALLILIILDEAGSSVRSVVTFNPNWDKIFTTESLTMTCNVRSPIPADMSYTWYKNDTFIRRGQSYEIRDAKQDNSGNYQCKGTNTILSDPVRLDVSNDYVILQAPLYVHEGDDVTLRCHHYPGYPGRQTIFYKDNGIIRNWGSYPQLRINNINLGGSRGYKCTKEVYHNLIYYQHSGGTSIPMKEIFTTPEIKVTPFPVLEGDNVTVTCHTNVSPYRPETGLQFAFHKDMQNIQSFNSSNQYGFQSDKMENSGRYYCEAKTVSGRIIVKRSKMLNIELNAIFTQPEIIMTANEMTEGDNMTLTCHTIRSGLITDTELEFAFYRDGQNVQEFSLSDRYEVQSAELKHSGNYSCKVRASTKNITRSSEEVYIQIQELFSKPEIEMIPDVDIERNQMILTCNTIVMRNDIELQFAFYKNGQKIQEFNSSHQYVIPSTQLEDSGNYYCEVRTSRNGVKKRSEELTVGQQGRKDLMGRERSVLTGRYSTVLGWHRGGWDPK, via the exons tgatcATTTTGGACGAAGCAG GATCTTCGGTGAGATCTGTGGTGACTTTCAACCCAAACTGGGACAAGATCTTCACAACTGAGTCTCTAACAATGACCTGTAATGTGAGGTCACCTATTCCAGCAGATATGAGCTACACCTGGTACAAGAATGATACTTTTATACGCAGAGGACAAAGCTATGAAATCAGAGATGCAAAACAAGATAACAGTGGAAATTACCAGTGTAAAGGCACCAACACAATCCTAAGTGACCCTGTCAGACTAGATGTCAGTAATG ACTATGTGATCCTGCAGGCTCCTCTCTATGTTCATGAAGGTGACGATGTGACTCTGAGATGTCACCATTATCCCGGATATCCTGGAAGACAGACTATATTTTACAAGGATAATGGCATCATAAGGAATTGGGGATCTTATCCTCAGTTACGTATTAATAACATAAATCTGGGAGGATCCCGTGGATATAAATGTACAAAAGAGGTTTATCACAACCTCATATATTATCAGCACAGTGGAGGAACTTCTATACCTATGAAAG AAATCTTCAcaactccagaaataaaagtgaccccattTCCAGTACTGGAAGGAGATAATGTAACTGTGACATGTCACACGAATGTGTCTCCATACAGACCAGAGACAGGACTGCAGTTTGCTTTCCACAAAGATATGCAGAATATCCAGAGTTTTAATTCATCCAACCAATATGGATTCCAGTCCGATAAGATGGAGAATTCTGGGAGATATTACTGTGAAGCCAAAACAGTTTCTGGAAGAATAATAGTGAAAAGGAGTAAAATGTTGAACATTGAATTAAATG CGATTTTCACACAACCAGAAATCATAATGACTGCAAATGAAATGACAGAAGGAGACAATATGACCCTGACCTGTCACACCATACGTAGTGGACTCATTACTGATACAGAACTGGAATTTGCTTTTTACAGAGATGGACAAAATGTTCAGGAATTCAGTTTATCTGACCGATATGAAGTCCAGTCCGCTGAGCTAAAGCATTCTGGGAATTATTCCTGTAAAGTGAGGGCTTCAACCAAAAACATCACAAGGAGCAGTGAAGAGGTATACATCCAGATACAAG AACTTTTCTCTAAGCCAGAAATTGAGATGATCCCAGACGTGGACATAGAACGCAATCAAATGATCCTAACATGTAATACAATTGTAATGAGAAATGACATTGAACTGCAGTTTGCTTTCTACAAGAATGGACAGAAAATTCAGGAATTCAATTCATCTCATCAGTATGTAATCCCATCAACTCAACTGGAGGATTCGGGAAATTATTATTGTGAAGTAAGAACTTCAAGGAACGGTGTGAAAAAGAGAAGTGAGGAATTAACTGTGGGCCAACAAG ggagaaaagacctcatggggagagagagatctgtactcacaggtcggtatagcactgtgcttggctggcaTCGAGGAGGATGGGACCCCAAATGA